Proteins encoded in a region of the Phoenix dactylifera cultivar Barhee BC4 chromosome 3, palm_55x_up_171113_PBpolish2nd_filt_p, whole genome shotgun sequence genome:
- the LOC103701054 gene encoding myb-related protein 2-like isoform X1, with protein sequence MHQLSRNSQLTNSKQIRLSEICRSKWIIEPERQKEREKMYHHHLEGHSNLLASRTTFPPKKHLFLQGGSVPGESGLVLSTDAKPRLKWTPELHERFVEAVHQLGGADKATPKTIMRLMGIPGLTLYHLKSHLQKYRLSKNLQSQANTGTTKNVVGCTLAANRTGEGNGSLMSNTTAASQTNKTMLISEALQMQIEVQRRLHEQLEVQRHLQLRIEAQGQYLQSVLEKAQETLGKQNLGSTGLEAAKVQLSELVSKVSHECLNTAFPGLEEISGLHPLQAHAAQFTDCSVDSCLTSCEGSQKEQETNYVGVGLSTYPGNSPLCLQQFRADTELERAQPAWHADFNAQKTFSPFIVRDSEGTVFPAQRGSRTLSINMKAQREKVDSSTDSEARRKERDSKDTFLEASRKRPAVLQERGKEPNEFGLSSMTTQLDLNAHEENDGLPNSKQFDLNGFSWS encoded by the exons ATGCATCAGCTTTCCAGAAATAGTCAGCTGACAAACTCCAAGCAAATCAGGTTGTCAGAGATATGCAGGTCCAAATGGATAATAGAACCTGAAAGGCAAAAGGAAAGAGAG AagatgtatcatcatcatcttgaAGGTCACAGCAACCTCCTTGCTTCTAGAACAACCTTTCCTCCAAAGAAGCATTTGTTTTTGCAAGGCGGAAGTGTTCCTGGAGAGTCAGGACTGGTTCTCTCAACTGATGCCAAACCTAGATTGAAATGGACACCCGAGCTCCATGAACGTTTCGTAGAGGCAGTCCATCAACTTGGTGGAGCAGATA AGGCTACCCCAAAAACAATCATGAGGCTGATGGGCATTCCAGGACTAACTTTATATCACCTAAAAAGCCATCTGCAG AAATACAGGCTTAGTAAAAACCTCCAATCTCAAGCTAATACTGGAACCACCAAAAATG TCGTAGGTTGTACGCTTGCAGCAAATAGGACAGGTGAAGGTAATGGATCACTCATGAGCAATACTACTGCAGCATCCCAGACAAACAA AACCATGCTGATAAGTGAAGCACTTCAGATGCAAATTGAAGTGCAGAGGCGGCTGCACGAACAACTTGAG GTGCAAAGACACTTGCAGCTCCGGATAGAGGCACAGGGACAGTATTTACAGTCAGTGCTAGAAAAGGCCCAAGAGACTCTTGGAAAGCAAAATTTGGGTTCTACAGGGCTGGAAGCAGCCAAAGTGCAATTATCAGAATTGGTCTCTAAAGTCTCACATGAATGTCTTAATACTGCATTTCCGGGTTTGGAAGAAATTTCCGGCCTGCATCCCCTGCAAGCTCATGCTGCTCAATTTACTGATTGTTCGGTAGATAGTTGCTTGACCTCATGTGAAGGATCACAAAAGGAACAAGAAACAAATTATGTTGGTGTGGGATTGAGTACCTATCCTGGCAATTCACCCCTATGCCTGCAACAATTCAGAGCAGATACTGAGCTTGAACGGGCTCAACCTGCATGGCATGCAGATTTTAATGCGCAGAAGACATTTTCTCCATTCATTGTACGAGATTCAGAAGGGACTGTTTTCCCTGCCCAGAGGGGCTCTAGAACCCTATCAATTAACATGAAGGCTCAAAGAGAGAAAGTAGACAGCAGCACTGATTCTGAGGCACGACGAAAAGAAAGAGACAGCAAAGATACTTTTCTTGAAGCAAGCAGAAAGAGACCTGCAGTCCTACAAGAGAGGGGAAAGGAGCCAAATGAGTTTGGCCTGTCAAGTATGACAACCCAACTGGATCTAAATGCCCATGAAGAGAATGATGGTCTTCCAAATTCCAAACAGTTTGATTTAAATGGCTTCAGTTGGAGCTGA
- the LOC103701054 gene encoding myb-related protein 2-like isoform X2 produces MHQLSRNSQLTNSKQIRLSEICRSKWIIEPERQKEREKMYHHHLEGHSNLLASRTTFPPKKHLFLQGGSVPGESGLVLSTDAKPRLKWTPELHERFVEAVHQLGGADKATPKTIMRLMGIPGLTLYHLKSHLQKYRLSKNLQSQANTGTTKNGCTLAANRTGEGNGSLMSNTTAASQTNKTMLISEALQMQIEVQRRLHEQLEVQRHLQLRIEAQGQYLQSVLEKAQETLGKQNLGSTGLEAAKVQLSELVSKVSHECLNTAFPGLEEISGLHPLQAHAAQFTDCSVDSCLTSCEGSQKEQETNYVGVGLSTYPGNSPLCLQQFRADTELERAQPAWHADFNAQKTFSPFIVRDSEGTVFPAQRGSRTLSINMKAQREKVDSSTDSEARRKERDSKDTFLEASRKRPAVLQERGKEPNEFGLSSMTTQLDLNAHEENDGLPNSKQFDLNGFSWS; encoded by the exons ATGCATCAGCTTTCCAGAAATAGTCAGCTGACAAACTCCAAGCAAATCAGGTTGTCAGAGATATGCAGGTCCAAATGGATAATAGAACCTGAAAGGCAAAAGGAAAGAGAG AagatgtatcatcatcatcttgaAGGTCACAGCAACCTCCTTGCTTCTAGAACAACCTTTCCTCCAAAGAAGCATTTGTTTTTGCAAGGCGGAAGTGTTCCTGGAGAGTCAGGACTGGTTCTCTCAACTGATGCCAAACCTAGATTGAAATGGACACCCGAGCTCCATGAACGTTTCGTAGAGGCAGTCCATCAACTTGGTGGAGCAGATA AGGCTACCCCAAAAACAATCATGAGGCTGATGGGCATTCCAGGACTAACTTTATATCACCTAAAAAGCCATCTGCAG AAATACAGGCTTAGTAAAAACCTCCAATCTCAAGCTAATACTGGAACCACCAAAAATG GTTGTACGCTTGCAGCAAATAGGACAGGTGAAGGTAATGGATCACTCATGAGCAATACTACTGCAGCATCCCAGACAAACAA AACCATGCTGATAAGTGAAGCACTTCAGATGCAAATTGAAGTGCAGAGGCGGCTGCACGAACAACTTGAG GTGCAAAGACACTTGCAGCTCCGGATAGAGGCACAGGGACAGTATTTACAGTCAGTGCTAGAAAAGGCCCAAGAGACTCTTGGAAAGCAAAATTTGGGTTCTACAGGGCTGGAAGCAGCCAAAGTGCAATTATCAGAATTGGTCTCTAAAGTCTCACATGAATGTCTTAATACTGCATTTCCGGGTTTGGAAGAAATTTCCGGCCTGCATCCCCTGCAAGCTCATGCTGCTCAATTTACTGATTGTTCGGTAGATAGTTGCTTGACCTCATGTGAAGGATCACAAAAGGAACAAGAAACAAATTATGTTGGTGTGGGATTGAGTACCTATCCTGGCAATTCACCCCTATGCCTGCAACAATTCAGAGCAGATACTGAGCTTGAACGGGCTCAACCTGCATGGCATGCAGATTTTAATGCGCAGAAGACATTTTCTCCATTCATTGTACGAGATTCAGAAGGGACTGTTTTCCCTGCCCAGAGGGGCTCTAGAACCCTATCAATTAACATGAAGGCTCAAAGAGAGAAAGTAGACAGCAGCACTGATTCTGAGGCACGACGAAAAGAAAGAGACAGCAAAGATACTTTTCTTGAAGCAAGCAGAAAGAGACCTGCAGTCCTACAAGAGAGGGGAAAGGAGCCAAATGAGTTTGGCCTGTCAAGTATGACAACCCAACTGGATCTAAATGCCCATGAAGAGAATGATGGTCTTCCAAATTCCAAACAGTTTGATTTAAATGGCTTCAGTTGGAGCTGA
- the LOC103701055 gene encoding uncharacterized protein At5g19025-like: MVDCRSLIEFCRAYQQHRIMAAANSSNQNHSLTKGSKSLSPLSHPFCEHSLFAVIDVVMLLLVLGALGVLTLPCFKFIFHEASELLPATYDLIGDAIYDAPVGYAAAAVAAFVLMSVTALAVWEIFVRPRKCGNPYCKGLRKAAEFDIQLESEKCVKCLPPVLEEVLGARPLDLGEDRKELEAALKKMAPTNGRTVLILRAPCGCPEGRMEVWGPKKVRRIKK; the protein is encoded by the coding sequence ATGGTTGATTGTCGGAGCCTGATCGAGTTCTGCAGAGCTTACCAGCAGCACCGGATCATGGCGGCGGCGAACTCCAGCAACCAAAACCACTCTCTCACGAAGGGGAGCAAGTCCTTGAGCCCACTGTCCCATCCGTTCTGCGAGCACTCGCTTTTCGCTGTCATCGACGTCGTGATGCTGCTCCTGGTTCTCGGCGCCCTCGGTGTTCTCACCCTCCCGtgcttcaagttcatcttcCATGAAGCCTCCGAGCTTCTCCCTGCAACCTATGACCTCATCGGCGATGCCATTTACGATGCCCCGGTCGGGTATGCTGCCGCTGCCGTTGCCGCATTCGTTCTGATGTCCGTCACTGCGCTCGCCGTGTGGGAGATTTTCGTCAGGCCGAGGAAATGCGGGAATCCTTACTGCAAAGGTCTCCGCAAGGCAGCTGAATTCGACATCCAGCTCGAGTCCGAGAAGTGTGTGAAGTGCTTGCCGCCTGTGCTGGAGGAGGTGTTGGGGGCTCGCCCGCTGGATCTAGGAGAGGATCGCAAGGAATTGGAAGCTGCGCTCAAGAAGATGGCCCCGACAAATGGCCGTACTGTTCTTATCCTTCGCGCACCTTGTGGATGCCCGGAGGGCAGAATGGAGGTTTGGGGGCCTAAGAAAGTTCGTAGAATTAAGAAGTAG
- the LOC103701056 gene encoding MKI67 FHA domain-interacting nucleolar phosphoprotein-like isoform X2 produces the protein MGAKAKKALKKKLRKNSSQLSISGRANESSDFLPLEGGPGRKISEPEEPVKETGTVLYIGHIPHGFYEEQMEGFFQQFGKIKRLRIARNRKTGKSRHYGFLEFENPEVAKVVADEMNNYLLFEHNLQLSLIPPERVHPKLWKGVNRIFKPLDWKAIARKRHNKERTMEEHQRMVHGILKRDEKRRKRIKAAGIDYECPDFVGVVQPAPKRIKFDEEEN, from the exons ATGGGTGCAAAGGCGAAGAAGGCTTTGAAAAAGAAGCTGAGGAAGAATTCTTCTCAGCTATCCATCTCTGGGCGCGCCAATGAATCTTCTGACTTCTTG CCTTTAGAAGGCGGTCCGGGGAGGAAAATTTCTGAGCCAGAAGAACCCGTGAAAGAAACTGGGACGGTGTTATATATTGGTCACATACCTCATGGATTCTACGAGGAGCAAATGGAAG GATTCTTTCAGCAATTTGGGAAAATCAAGAGATTAAGGATTGCACGCAACAGGAAG ACAGGAAAATCAAGACACTATGGATTTCTTGAATTTGAAAACCCCGAG GTGGCCAAGGTTGTGGCTGATGAGATGAACAATTACCTACTATTTGAGCACAATCTCCAACTCAGTCTTATTCCACCAGAGCGTGTTCATCCAAAACT GTGGAAAGGAGTAAACCGAATATTCAAACCATTGGATTGGAAAGCAATTGCACGGAAACGGCATAACAAG GAAAGAACCATGGAAGAACACCAGCGGATGGTGCATGGAATTTTAAAACGAGATGAGAAGCGGCGTAAGCGGATAAAGGCTGCTGGTATTGATTATGAATGCCCAGATTTT GTTGGTGTCGTTCAACCAGCACCGAAGAGGATCAAGTTTGATGAAGAAGAGAACTAG
- the LOC103701056 gene encoding MKI67 FHA domain-interacting nucleolar phosphoprotein-like isoform X1 — protein sequence MGAKAKKALKKKLRKNSSQLSISGRANESSDFLPLEGGPGRKISEPEEPVKETGTVLYIGHIPHGFYEEQMEGTYILRCRETSKKTEIFLNGILTVVILSGFFQQFGKIKRLRIARNRKTGKSRHYGFLEFENPEVAKVVADEMNNYLLFEHNLQLSLIPPERVHPKLWKGVNRIFKPLDWKAIARKRHNKERTMEEHQRMVHGILKRDEKRRKRIKAAGIDYECPDFVGVVQPAPKRIKFDEEEN from the exons ATGGGTGCAAAGGCGAAGAAGGCTTTGAAAAAGAAGCTGAGGAAGAATTCTTCTCAGCTATCCATCTCTGGGCGCGCCAATGAATCTTCTGACTTCTTG CCTTTAGAAGGCGGTCCGGGGAGGAAAATTTCTGAGCCAGAAGAACCCGTGAAAGAAACTGGGACGGTGTTATATATTGGTCACATACCTCATGGATTCTACGAGGAGCAAATGGAAGGTACTTATATTTTGCGCTGCAGGGAAACAAGCAAGAAAACCGAGATCTTTTTGAATGGGATATTGACAGTTGTTATCCTTTCAGGATTCTTTCAGCAATTTGGGAAAATCAAGAGATTAAGGATTGCACGCAACAGGAAG ACAGGAAAATCAAGACACTATGGATTTCTTGAATTTGAAAACCCCGAG GTGGCCAAGGTTGTGGCTGATGAGATGAACAATTACCTACTATTTGAGCACAATCTCCAACTCAGTCTTATTCCACCAGAGCGTGTTCATCCAAAACT GTGGAAAGGAGTAAACCGAATATTCAAACCATTGGATTGGAAAGCAATTGCACGGAAACGGCATAACAAG GAAAGAACCATGGAAGAACACCAGCGGATGGTGCATGGAATTTTAAAACGAGATGAGAAGCGGCGTAAGCGGATAAAGGCTGCTGGTATTGATTATGAATGCCCAGATTTT GTTGGTGTCGTTCAACCAGCACCGAAGAGGATCAAGTTTGATGAAGAAGAGAACTAG